One genomic segment of Paenibacillus sp. FSL H8-0332 includes these proteins:
- a CDS encoding ABC transporter ATP-binding protein, whose product MLAIATPEGTIISFDQVIKQYDDEEAVLKGVSFEIERGKFYTLLGPSGCGKTTILRLIAGFAEPTEGSIYLNGKKINHIPANERQVNTVFQDYALFPHLNVFENVAFGLRIKKLKKDVIQQKVQEALRFVNLVGYDQRAINEMSGGQRQRVAIARAIVNEPQVLLLDEPLSALDLKLRTEMQYILREMQQRLGITFIFVTHDQEEALAMSDWIFVMNGGKIEQSGTPNDIYDEPINRFVADFIGESNIVPGVMIEDYVVEWGGHRFECVDAGLKPNEAVEVVIRPEDLEIATLEAGKLKVRVDSQLFRGVHYEISCYDGSGHEWLVHSTRKAEVGSEIGLYFDPEAIHVMRFGETEEEFDKRLEAYAEVESHED is encoded by the coding sequence TTGTTAGCTATAGCTACCCCGGAAGGCACTATTATTTCTTTTGACCAGGTGATTAAGCAATACGACGACGAAGAGGCTGTACTCAAAGGCGTGAGCTTCGAAATTGAACGCGGTAAATTCTACACGCTGCTGGGCCCTTCGGGCTGCGGAAAAACGACCATTCTGCGTCTAATCGCCGGCTTCGCGGAGCCGACTGAAGGTTCGATCTATCTGAACGGCAAAAAAATCAACCACATTCCCGCCAATGAGCGGCAGGTTAATACGGTGTTTCAGGACTATGCGCTGTTTCCGCATCTGAACGTATTCGAGAATGTGGCGTTTGGACTGCGCATCAAGAAGCTGAAGAAGGATGTCATTCAGCAAAAGGTGCAGGAAGCGCTGCGCTTCGTCAACCTGGTCGGCTATGATCAGCGGGCCATTAATGAAATGTCCGGCGGGCAGAGACAGCGTGTCGCCATTGCGCGCGCCATTGTCAACGAGCCGCAGGTGCTGCTGCTGGACGAGCCGTTGTCTGCACTTGATCTGAAGCTGCGTACGGAGATGCAGTATATTCTGCGGGAGATGCAGCAGCGGCTGGGCATCACGTTCATCTTCGTCACCCATGACCAGGAAGAGGCGCTGGCGATGTCCGACTGGATCTTTGTTATGAATGGCGGCAAAATTGAGCAGAGCGGCACGCCTAATGATATCTACGATGAACCGATTAACCGGTTCGTGGCCGACTTCATCGGAGAGTCGAACATCGTGCCTGGTGTGATGATTGAGGACTATGTGGTGGAGTGGGGCGGCCACCGGTTCGAATGTGTCGATGCCGGTCTGAAGCCGAATGAAGCGGTGGAGGTTGTGATCCGCCCTGAGGATCTGGAGATAGCGACTCTTGAAGCGGGAAAGCTGAAGGTGCGTGTGGATTCCCAGCTGTTCCGCGGCGTTCACTACGAGATCAGCTGCTATGACGGCTCCGGTCATGAATGGCTCGTCCATTCTACCCGAAAGGCGGAGGTTGGCTCCGAGATCGGGCTGTATTTTGACCCGGAAGCGATCCATGTTATGCGTTTCGGTGAAACGGAGGAGGAGTTCGACAAGCGTCTGGAGGCTTACGCCGAGGTGGAGAGCCATGAAGACTA
- a CDS encoding FUSC family protein, whose amino-acid sequence MDEGLQDRLEKFGLSLYMIRITLAASLSWLAVHSIYGDQYLYFAPLAAILITQSSVKASLEKGVYRMTGVLLGGIVSLIVGKFFDVGALSILLMLLIGIGVATACRINIQAVSQVGVTSVLALTFYHDQYIVWRVAETLIGVLIALIINMIIVPPKSFVKVKDLALKGSLTLSDALTGFAASGRDAAQAKAALESSGELLKKSDRLQKEMHYTLSHYQCRKDIGKLTQTTSHLIKVHSYVKAISEEIALLPAHYAAADWMLEVVTATADCIALYGTRTLSDAECSGRSLPESLRRARDVQLAWFSELQDQCSLAAFRDLGAVFSHLNRILEEIERADYAALSTAPQHVKAQPARAIQFIQKGLFHKL is encoded by the coding sequence ATGGACGAGGGGTTACAGGACCGCCTTGAGAAATTTGGATTATCACTATATATGATACGCATTACGCTGGCTGCTTCGCTCTCCTGGCTGGCGGTACACAGTATTTATGGAGATCAGTATCTCTACTTCGCGCCGCTGGCAGCGATTCTGATCACCCAGAGCAGCGTCAAGGCCTCTCTCGAAAAAGGGGTCTACCGCATGACCGGCGTGCTCCTTGGCGGCATCGTCAGCCTGATCGTAGGCAAGTTCTTCGATGTGGGCGCGCTGTCGATCCTGCTGATGCTGCTGATCGGCATTGGGGTGGCTACAGCCTGCCGGATCAATATCCAGGCCGTCTCCCAGGTCGGCGTCACCTCAGTTCTCGCACTTACCTTCTATCATGACCAATATATCGTCTGGAGAGTCGCCGAGACGCTGATCGGTGTGCTGATAGCCCTGATTATCAATATGATTATCGTGCCACCCAAGAGCTTCGTCAAGGTCAAGGACCTGGCGCTGAAGGGCAGCCTGACATTATCCGATGCCTTAACCGGATTCGCTGCAAGCGGCCGGGATGCCGCACAGGCCAAAGCTGCTCTTGAGAGCTCCGGCGAGCTGCTGAAGAAGAGCGACCGGCTGCAGAAGGAGATGCATTACACGCTGTCTCATTACCAGTGCCGTAAGGACATTGGCAAGCTGACACAGACGACCTCCCATCTCATCAAGGTGCACTCCTATGTCAAAGCCATAAGCGAAGAGATCGCCCTGCTGCCGGCCCATTATGCCGCAGCTGACTGGATGCTGGAGGTTGTAACCGCAACGGCAGACTGTATCGCACTGTATGGCACACGGACGCTATCGGATGCCGAATGCAGCGGACGTTCACTCCCCGAGAGTCTGAGAAGAGCCCGCGATGTGCAGCTAGCCTGGTTCTCGGAGCTGCAGGATCAGTGTTCGCTCGCGGCATTCCGTGATCTCGGTGCGGTGTTCTCCCACCTGAACCGGATTCTTGAAGAGATTGAACGCGCCGATTACGCGGCTCTTTCCACCGCACCACAACATGTCAAGGCACAACCTGCACGCGCCATCCAATTCATACAAAAAGGACTCTTCCACAAGCTATAA
- the atzF gene encoding allophanate hydrolase encodes MTATTEWPAKLTAGWLRGQYLNGTLDPEEVIREIIRRAERDKEMNIWIEPPAAAQIAPFLAALKELNPQEHPLWGIPFAVKDNIDVKGLPTTAACPEFAYQPDADAAVVARLVAAGAIPVGKSNLDQFATGLVGVRSPYGETHNALRPEYISGGSSAGSAVAVARGQAVFSLGTDTAGSGRVPAALNGLVGYKPSLGAWPVRGVVPACASLDCVTVFAHNLEDALTVDRAARGFDAADPWSRSVKWEAAALPGKLLLPEAPLDFYGPHADEYHRAWERAEAAVQALGLPVERVDCTLFSEAAAILYDGPWVAERWADLAGFVESHREAVLPVTESILSSGAAERHTASSLFQAMHRLQQYKRAAELLLRDAVLVLPTCGGTWTREQVAANPVGANSDMGRYTNHCNLLDLSAVAIPAGEAAENLPFGITLFALADSEHLLAGAAEVLAEGDSPGWEDGLGESASSSAGAGTQLLAEHQSLESEGSGSASVTGVSAGAEAGEAGGTGAAAGAELPASSMVTLAVCGLHMRGFPLEKQMLEHGARFWQEARTAACYELVKLPTVPAKPGLLRQAAGGSAVELELWQMPVASLGSFASLIPAPLGLGRVILADGREVTGFICEGYAAAGAENVTAYGGWRYLPAD; translated from the coding sequence ATGACAGCAACAACAGAATGGCCCGCCAAGCTGACTGCCGGTTGGCTGCGGGGGCAGTATTTGAACGGCACGCTGGACCCGGAGGAGGTCATCCGGGAGATCATCCGCCGCGCTGAGCGGGACAAGGAGATGAACATCTGGATTGAACCGCCCGCCGCGGCGCAGATCGCTCCCTTCCTGGCAGCGCTCAAAGAGCTGAATCCGCAGGAGCATCCCTTGTGGGGCATTCCGTTCGCGGTGAAGGATAACATCGATGTGAAGGGGCTGCCCACGACGGCGGCATGTCCTGAATTCGCTTATCAGCCGGACGCGGATGCAGCAGTTGTGGCGAGATTGGTGGCTGCGGGGGCGATCCCTGTCGGCAAAAGCAATCTGGACCAGTTCGCCACCGGACTCGTCGGTGTGCGCAGCCCTTACGGCGAGACGCATAATGCCCTGCGTCCCGAATACATCAGCGGCGGCTCCAGCGCCGGTTCGGCGGTTGCCGTAGCCCGGGGCCAGGCGGTGTTCAGCCTGGGCACCGATACCGCAGGCTCGGGCCGTGTGCCGGCTGCGCTGAACGGGCTGGTCGGCTACAAGCCCAGCCTAGGCGCCTGGCCGGTGCGCGGCGTAGTGCCGGCGTGTGCCAGCCTAGATTGTGTCACTGTATTCGCGCACAATCTGGAGGATGCACTCACGGTGGACCGCGCAGCACGTGGCTTCGATGCAGCCGATCCGTGGTCACGTTCCGTGAAGTGGGAAGCTGCCGCTTTGCCGGGGAAGCTGCTGCTGCCGGAAGCGCCGCTGGACTTCTATGGACCCCATGCGGACGAATACCACCGGGCCTGGGAACGGGCCGAAGCAGCGGTACAGGCGCTGGGGCTGCCGGTTGAACGGGTGGACTGTACGTTGTTCTCCGAAGCGGCAGCCATCCTGTACGACGGTCCCTGGGTAGCCGAGCGCTGGGCGGATCTGGCCGGATTCGTAGAGAGTCACCGTGAAGCTGTGCTGCCGGTGACGGAGTCGATTCTCTCCTCCGGGGCAGCGGAGCGCCACACCGCTTCGAGCCTGTTCCAGGCCATGCACCGCTTGCAGCAGTATAAGCGGGCAGCGGAGCTGCTGCTGCGGGACGCGGTGCTGGTCCTGCCGACCTGCGGCGGAACCTGGACCCGCGAGCAGGTGGCTGCAAACCCGGTAGGGGCCAACTCCGATATGGGCCGCTACACCAATCACTGCAACCTGCTTGACCTGTCGGCGGTTGCAATTCCCGCCGGGGAAGCGGCGGAGAACCTGCCGTTCGGCATAACGCTGTTCGCTCTGGCGGACAGCGAGCATCTGCTTGCCGGAGCCGCGGAGGTTCTGGCGGAGGGGGATTCTCCGGGGTGGGAGGATGGTCTTGGTGAGAGTGCGAGTAGTTCTGCTGGGGCCGGGACTCAACTTCTGGCAGAGCACCAATCGCTGGAGTCGGAGGGTAGCGGAAGTGCTAGTGTTACAGGTGTTTCTGCTGGGGCTGAAGCTGGTGAGGCTGGAGGTACTGGTGCTGCTGCTGGTGCCGAACTACCAGCGTCCAGCATGGTTACCCTGGCGGTCTGCGGGCTGCACATGCGCGGCTTCCCGCTGGAGAAGCAGATGCTGGAGCATGGCGCGCGCTTTTGGCAGGAAGCGCGGACTGCTGCATGCTATGAGCTGGTTAAGCTCCCTACCGTGCCGGCTAAGCCGGGCCTGCTGAGACAGGCGGCAGGGGGAAGTGCTGTCGAGCTGGAGCTGTGGCAGATGCCGGTGGCATCGCTGGGGTCGTTCGCGTCGCTCATTCCTGCCCCGCTGGGCCTGGGGCGGGTGATACTTGCGGACGGCCGGGAAGTGACCGGCTTCATCTGCGAAGGCTATGCCGCCGCCGGAGCCGAGAACGTTACGGCTTACGGGGGCTGGAGATATCTGCCCGCAGATTAA
- a CDS encoding PucR family transcriptional regulator ligand-binding domain-containing protein, with amino-acid sequence MGSNVITGLTCSDILLIPDLKEAALLAGAGGLGRYINRVNVMEVPDVIDWVRPGEFLITSGFPFHNRPELIAEIIPQLNQKGVSALGIKTKRYIDEIPPRALELADQLGFPIFELPASTSFSDVVRDIMERVLVQEARELSQLQSRFQKLSKQLLHGDGIEDFLLTLDGMLHNPVVLLDDTDQVFCSPQAEALKLEEQLPAWIQLRQEGSLGITFLTVGERRIRAYVSAVNDKGADQCLLVLLEWNSELSVVDQLTIDRVGVLVGLEMINAGARREVELKYVDQFLQDWISGRIAAAEDLKLRGAACGCPLPERPLRAVSAGWLEDKPELKQLQQVVKRVRARADLQHVKLTILEGELVLTVPEQPELPLEETLGRLLAEMNRVFVSETCAFCIGDLADGPDQVRFSYESSRKIARIRQISGYSGSYVDYRKLGVFRLLYHLPELEEISEYRDQYIVPLLEYDRKHNASLLQTLQLYFKCNRNVKRTSGELFTHYNTVTYRIDRACELLGLSQDDGDDMLELQLALKLHEMGKGRRSGTDTQRRR; translated from the coding sequence ATGGGCAGCAATGTAATTACCGGTTTGACCTGCAGCGATATTCTGCTGATTCCCGACCTGAAGGAAGCGGCCCTGCTGGCCGGAGCCGGGGGCCTTGGGCGTTATATTAACCGGGTCAATGTAATGGAGGTTCCCGATGTCATTGACTGGGTGCGTCCGGGGGAGTTCCTGATTACGAGCGGCTTCCCCTTTCATAACCGGCCGGAGCTGATCGCAGAGATTATTCCCCAGCTGAACCAGAAGGGAGTGTCCGCGCTCGGGATCAAAACCAAACGTTATATCGATGAGATTCCGCCGAGGGCGCTGGAACTCGCGGATCAGCTGGGGTTCCCGATCTTCGAGCTGCCCGCCTCCACCTCCTTCTCCGATGTGGTACGCGACATTATGGAGCGGGTGCTGGTGCAGGAGGCGCGGGAGCTCTCGCAGCTCCAGAGCCGGTTCCAGAAGCTGTCGAAGCAGCTGCTCCATGGCGACGGGATTGAGGATTTCCTGCTGACTCTGGACGGCATGCTGCATAATCCGGTCGTCCTGCTGGATGATACCGATCAGGTCTTCTGTTCTCCGCAGGCGGAGGCGCTGAAGTTAGAAGAGCAGCTTCCGGCCTGGATACAGCTCCGCCAGGAAGGCAGTCTCGGCATTACATTCCTCACAGTTGGAGAACGGCGTATCCGCGCCTATGTCTCGGCCGTCAATGACAAGGGGGCAGACCAATGTCTGCTGGTGCTGCTGGAGTGGAACAGCGAGCTGTCGGTAGTGGATCAGTTAACGATTGACCGGGTCGGTGTGCTGGTCGGGCTGGAGATGATCAACGCAGGGGCCCGCCGCGAGGTGGAGCTGAAGTATGTGGACCAGTTCCTGCAGGACTGGATCAGCGGCCGGATTGCTGCTGCCGAGGATCTGAAGCTGCGCGGCGCGGCCTGCGGCTGTCCGCTCCCGGAGCGCCCGCTGCGTGCGGTATCCGCCGGATGGCTGGAGGATAAGCCCGAGCTTAAGCAGCTGCAGCAGGTAGTGAAGCGGGTGCGTGCCCGGGCAGACCTTCAGCATGTGAAGCTCACCATCCTTGAAGGGGAGCTGGTCCTGACCGTGCCGGAGCAGCCGGAGCTTCCGCTGGAGGAGACGCTGGGGCGTCTGCTGGCCGAGATGAACCGGGTGTTTGTCAGTGAGACTTGCGCCTTCTGTATTGGCGATCTTGCGGATGGCCCCGATCAGGTGCGGTTCAGCTATGAATCCTCCCGCAAAATCGCCCGTATCCGCCAAATCAGCGGTTACAGCGGGTCTTATGTCGATTACCGGAAGCTGGGTGTCTTCCGGCTGCTGTACCATCTGCCTGAGCTGGAGGAAATCAGCGAGTACAGGGATCAGTATATTGTCCCGCTGCTGGAGTATGACCGCAAGCATAACGCTTCGCTGCTCCAGACGCTCCAGCTGTACTTCAAGTGCAACCGCAACGTGAAGCGGACCTCCGGCGAGCTGTTCACTCATTATAATACGGTCACCTACCGGATCGACCGGGCCTGTGAGCTGCTGGGATTAAGCCAGGATGACGGTGACGATATGCTGGAGCTGCAGCTCGCGCTGAAGCTGCATGAGATGGGCAAGGGTCGCAGGTCCGGCACCGATACACAGAGAAGGAGATGA
- a CDS encoding cupin domain-containing protein, with product MHTQETKVLAAADMTWELMPNHIELYHREIVSAKEADRLGIRMSSILWEKLGIGGQVLPHYHDVVEIIHITVGEVKLLCDGEWHSYRAGDTFHVPAGVVHSVRNTGDSPSEQISIFVPAEAEVPSNSFFGTTLIEDIYSSKL from the coding sequence ATGCATACACAGGAAACGAAAGTGCTGGCAGCAGCAGATATGACATGGGAGCTTATGCCGAATCACATAGAGCTGTATCACCGGGAGATTGTCTCGGCAAAGGAAGCGGACCGCCTGGGTATCCGGATGAGCTCGATTCTGTGGGAGAAGCTGGGGATCGGTGGCCAAGTCTTGCCGCATTATCATGATGTAGTCGAAATCATTCATATTACCGTAGGAGAGGTCAAGCTGCTATGTGACGGGGAGTGGCACAGCTACCGGGCCGGAGATACGTTCCATGTGCCTGCGGGCGTAGTCCATTCTGTCAGGAATACAGGGGATTCTCCTTCGGAGCAGATCAGTATTTTTGTACCGGCGGAGGCGGAGGTGCCGTCCAACAGCTTCTTCGGCACTACACTAATCGAGGATATCTATTCTTCCAAGCTATAG
- a CDS encoding ring-opening amidohydrolase: MMNCSVIRIPAGAPHDMSGLSAAVEAGLFRPEEVVAVLGKTEGNGCVNDFTRGYAVMALKGFFAEAAKGGAADISYVMSGGTEGVLSPHFTVISRSGRGEPGVVADGLKSLAIGVARTRSFRPEELGRLPQVDAVADAVARAVKDAGITSPGDVHFVQIKCPLLTAEQIYDAHSREVSLITEDTYKSMGYSRGASALGAGVALGEVDRAALQEEEICTDWTQFSAVASTSAGSELSCCEVIVFGNSLSADGPYHIDHAVMQDAVDGAALQGLLDRYPGEELVQVLAKAEADPDGVIRGRRHIMLDDSDINHTRHARAVVGGVLAYVGGDPMIYVSGGGEHQGPKGGGPVAAVFRRK; the protein is encoded by the coding sequence ATGATGAACTGCTCGGTAATCCGCATCCCAGCAGGCGCGCCGCATGATATGTCGGGATTAAGCGCAGCGGTGGAAGCAGGCCTGTTCCGGCCGGAGGAAGTGGTCGCGGTGCTGGGGAAGACGGAGGGCAACGGCTGTGTGAATGATTTTACGCGGGGTTATGCGGTTATGGCGCTGAAAGGATTCTTTGCTGAAGCGGCAAAAGGAGGAGCTGCCGACATCTCTTATGTGATGTCCGGCGGTACGGAAGGGGTGCTCAGCCCGCACTTCACGGTCATCAGCCGCAGCGGACGGGGGGAGCCGGGTGTGGTTGCTGATGGCCTGAAGTCGCTCGCCATTGGTGTGGCAAGAACCCGGAGCTTCCGGCCGGAGGAGCTGGGACGGCTCCCTCAGGTAGACGCCGTGGCGGATGCTGTAGCCCGTGCGGTTAAGGATGCGGGCATTACCTCGCCAGGAGATGTGCATTTTGTACAAATCAAGTGTCCGCTGCTTACCGCTGAGCAGATCTATGACGCGCATAGCCGTGAGGTATCGCTCATCACAGAGGATACTTATAAATCGATGGGATATTCCAGAGGGGCCTCTGCACTGGGTGCCGGGGTAGCGCTGGGTGAGGTGGATCGTGCAGCCTTGCAGGAAGAAGAGATCTGCACGGACTGGACTCAATTCAGCGCGGTAGCCTCCACTTCGGCGGGCAGTGAGTTGTCCTGCTGTGAAGTGATTGTGTTCGGGAATTCGTTGTCTGCGGACGGCCCGTACCACATCGACCATGCCGTCATGCAGGATGCTGTGGATGGCGCTGCGCTTCAGGGCCTGCTGGACCGTTATCCCGGTGAAGAGCTGGTGCAGGTGCTGGCCAAGGCAGAAGCCGATCCCGATGGTGTCATCCGCGGACGCCGCCATATCATGCTGGATGACTCGGATATCAATCATACCCGCCATGCGCGGGCTGTAGTCGGCGGTGTGCTGGCCTATGTCGGCGGCGACCCGATGATCTACGTCTCCGGCGGAGGCGAGCATCAGGGGCCAAAGGGCGGAGGGCCGGTGGCGGCTGTGTTCCGCCGTAAGTAG
- a CDS encoding ABC transporter permease, which produces MTVKIKDTLYPVTFALGFLLLWELAVRLLSVPMYLLPAPTQVVSAINGSLWSHTLVTLGEALTGFILANILGLATAVIFVHSKPIEKGMFPLAIALKTTPLVALAPLLVVWLGTGYTSKVIASMLICFFPILVNSVKGLKAIEYEAWELFSTYKGTKSEIFWKLRLPTSLPYIFSALKISTSLAIVGAIVGEFVGANKGLGYVVLVSSYHMDTPVMFSAIIASALCGLLLFWGIGLLEKRVIFWTRSDDL; this is translated from the coding sequence ATGACGGTCAAAATCAAAGACACCCTGTACCCGGTCACGTTTGCGCTCGGCTTCCTGCTTCTATGGGAGCTGGCTGTACGTCTCCTGTCGGTTCCTATGTATCTGCTGCCTGCGCCTACGCAGGTAGTCTCGGCTATTAATGGCTCGCTCTGGTCGCATACGCTGGTTACGCTGGGCGAAGCTCTGACCGGGTTCATTCTTGCCAATATCCTCGGCCTGGCTACCGCAGTGATTTTCGTGCATTCCAAGCCCATTGAGAAGGGGATGTTCCCGCTGGCCATCGCCCTTAAGACTACGCCGCTGGTGGCGCTGGCCCCGCTGCTGGTCGTTTGGCTGGGGACCGGATATACCTCGAAGGTGATCGCTTCGATGCTGATCTGCTTTTTCCCGATTCTGGTGAACAGTGTTAAAGGTCTTAAGGCCATTGAATACGAAGCCTGGGAGCTGTTCTCGACCTATAAAGGGACGAAGAGCGAAATCTTCTGGAAGCTGCGGCTGCCGACAAGTCTGCCTTATATCTTCTCTGCCCTCAAAATCTCCACCTCGCTTGCCATTGTCGGAGCCATCGTCGGCGAATTCGTCGGTGCCAATAAGGGACTCGGTTATGTAGTGCTTGTCTCTTCCTATCATATGGATACGCCGGTGATGTTCTCGGCCATTATTGCTTCGGCGCTGTGCGGCCTGCTGTTGTTCTGGGGTATCGGGCTGCTGGAGAAACGGGTTATTTTCTGGACAAGGAGCGATGATCTATGA
- a CDS encoding ABC transporter ATP-binding protein, whose amino-acid sequence MTTAIKEQLNSAAAQHPGTRETMLSLRNCSLSFGNVPVLDQVSLDVYRNEFISILGPSGCGKSTTLRLMLRLLSPEAGGEVAYASPDLSLGMVFQKPVLMPWLSALQNVMLPLELGEKKKFSKAEAREKAESALRLVGLQDYLNHFPHQLSGGMQQRAAIARALAADPTVLLMDEPFGALDELTREKLNFELLRLWESPETSLSSIVMVTHSIHESALLSDRVVMMSPRPAGVTDIIPVTLPSPREAGMEELPEFHRIVKELRKRVKHL is encoded by the coding sequence ATGACAACAGCGATCAAAGAACAGCTGAATTCTGCCGCCGCGCAGCATCCCGGTACCCGGGAAACCATGCTCTCCCTGCGCAATTGCTCTCTTTCCTTCGGCAACGTGCCTGTGCTGGATCAGGTCAGCCTTGATGTATACCGCAATGAGTTCATTTCGATTCTCGGACCGAGCGGCTGCGGGAAATCCACAACACTCCGGCTGATGCTGCGGCTGTTAAGCCCGGAAGCCGGTGGAGAGGTGGCGTATGCTTCCCCGGATCTGTCCCTGGGCATGGTCTTTCAGAAGCCGGTCCTGATGCCGTGGCTCAGTGCGCTGCAGAATGTAATGCTGCCGCTTGAACTGGGCGAGAAGAAGAAATTCAGCAAGGCTGAGGCACGTGAAAAAGCGGAAAGTGCCCTGCGCCTGGTCGGTCTCCAGGATTATCTGAACCACTTCCCGCATCAGCTCAGCGGCGGGATGCAGCAGCGGGCAGCGATTGCCCGGGCTCTGGCGGCCGATCCGACAGTGCTGCTGATGGATGAACCGTTCGGTGCGCTGGATGAGCTGACGCGTGAGAAGCTGAATTTCGAGCTGCTGCGGCTGTGGGAGAGCCCGGAGACCAGTCTAAGCAGCATTGTGATGGTCACCCATTCGATCCATGAATCCGCGCTGCTGTCAGACCGGGTCGTGATGATGTCTCCCCGGCCCGCCGGTGTGACGGATATCATTCCGGTAACGCTGCCCTCCCCGCGTGAGGCAGGTATGGAAGAATTGCCGGAATTCCACCGGATTGTCAAGGAACTGAGAAAGCGGGTGAAGCATCTATGA
- a CDS encoding ABC transporter substrate-binding protein, with translation MWNKSRTKALMLLTSLMLLLTACGNHTEAGKAEGQGAEGSGELKKVVLRLKWIHQAQFAGFYTAVEKGFYKEAGLDVEIRPGGSDFPAVQMVASGSEEFGVTGADQVVIAREKGVPVKALSAIYRKTPFVMFTLKESGIKTMEDLVGQKVGIKLGGNEELTFRAMEKSAGIDPSQIEEMPVKYDLSPLLTGQVKAWPGYVINEVLAVEEQGKEVNIIDPNDYGINFYADTLFTTESVIKKDPEMVASFVQASMQGWDYAVKHPEEAAEFGLKYGEKLDLKHEVNMMKASIPLLDPEKLPLGSMDEASWETLQKNLVELGFVKKEQDLGGLFTNEFLK, from the coding sequence ATGTGGAACAAGTCCAGAACGAAAGCGCTGATGCTGTTAACCTCGCTAATGCTGCTCCTGACTGCCTGCGGTAACCATACGGAAGCCGGGAAGGCCGAAGGCCAGGGAGCGGAAGGCTCGGGCGAGCTGAAAAAGGTGGTGCTCCGGCTGAAGTGGATTCACCAGGCGCAGTTTGCCGGCTTTTATACCGCAGTGGAAAAAGGCTTCTATAAAGAAGCGGGGCTGGATGTTGAGATCCGTCCGGGGGGCTCGGATTTCCCGGCTGTGCAGATGGTAGCTTCCGGCAGTGAGGAGTTCGGAGTTACCGGTGCTGACCAGGTCGTTATCGCCAGAGAGAAAGGCGTCCCGGTCAAAGCGTTGTCCGCGATCTACCGCAAAACCCCGTTCGTCATGTTCACGCTCAAAGAGTCCGGGATTAAGACGATGGAGGATCTTGTCGGGCAAAAGGTGGGCATTAAGCTGGGCGGCAACGAAGAGCTGACCTTCCGTGCCATGGAGAAAAGCGCGGGCATCGACCCTTCGCAAATCGAAGAAATGCCGGTCAAATATGATCTGAGTCCGCTGTTAACCGGTCAGGTTAAGGCCTGGCCCGGATATGTTATTAATGAAGTTCTGGCTGTAGAGGAGCAGGGCAAGGAAGTGAATATTATCGACCCGAACGACTATGGCATCAATTTCTATGCCGATACCTTGTTCACTACGGAGTCTGTCATCAAGAAGGACCCGGAGATGGTCGCAAGCTTCGTGCAGGCGTCTATGCAGGGCTGGGATTATGCGGTCAAGCATCCGGAGGAGGCGGCGGAATTCGGTCTGAAATATGGCGAGAAGCTGGATCTGAAGCATGAGGTCAATATGATGAAGGCCAGCATTCCGCTGCTTGATCCGGAGAAGCTCCCGCTGGGATCGATGGACGAGGCGTCCTGGGAGACGCTGCAGAAGAATCTGGTCGAGCTGGGCTTTGTGAAAAAGGAACAGGACCTAGGCGGATTGTTCACCAACGAGTTTTTGAAATAA
- a CDS encoding isochorismatase family cysteine hydrolase has product MQIAATPYIWPYDGAVDPAKTALMIIDMQTDFCGKGGYVERMGYDLSLTARAIQPIQRLLARIRDIEGFTVIHTREGHKPDLSDLPANKRWRSRQIGAEIGSEGPAGRILVRGERGWQIIEELAPAHGEYIIDKPGKGSFYATDLDLILKNKGITHLILTGITTDVCVHTTMREANDRGYECLILADCTGATDEANHLAALSMVQMQGGVFGSVSDSQAVLRALEQY; this is encoded by the coding sequence ATGCAGATTGCAGCAACACCTTACATCTGGCCTTATGACGGGGCAGTTGACCCGGCGAAGACAGCGCTGATGATTATCGACATGCAGACGGATTTTTGCGGCAAGGGCGGTTACGTCGAGAGAATGGGTTATGACCTCTCATTAACGGCAAGAGCGATTCAGCCCATTCAGCGGCTGCTGGCACGTATCCGGGACATCGAAGGGTTCACCGTGATCCATACCCGCGAGGGGCATAAGCCGGATCTGTCGGATCTGCCGGCGAACAAAAGGTGGCGCAGCCGCCAGATCGGGGCCGAGATCGGCTCCGAAGGACCGGCGGGACGAATCCTCGTGCGGGGGGAGCGCGGCTGGCAGATCATTGAGGAGCTGGCGCCTGCCCACGGAGAGTACATTATAGACAAGCCGGGCAAAGGCAGCTTTTATGCAACGGACCTGGACCTGATCCTGAAGAATAAAGGAATTACCCATCTGATTCTGACCGGTATTACTACCGATGTCTGTGTACACACCACGATGCGGGAGGCCAATGACCGCGGGTACGAGTGTCTGATCCTTGCGGATTGCACGGGAGCAACGGATGAAGCGAATCACCTGGCGGCGCTGAGTATGGTTCAAATGCAGGGCGGGGTGTTCGGCAGTGTAAGTGATTCACAAGCGGTGCTGCGTGCGCTGGAGCAATACTAA